In a genomic window of Helianthus annuus cultivar XRQ/B chromosome 10, HanXRQr2.0-SUNRISE, whole genome shotgun sequence:
- the LOC110886914 gene encoding peroxisomal fatty acid beta-oxidation multifunctional protein AIM1: MAEATVTMEVGSDGVALITISNSPVNALALPILAGLKENLAEAMRRDDVKALVLTGKNGRFSGGFDINVFQKVHRTGDISHLPDVSVELVTNTLEDAKKPIVAAVQGLALGGGLEVAMACHARIAAPKTQLGLPELSLGIMPGFGGTQRLPRLLGLSKAIDIMLTSKPILSEEGNKLGLIDAIAPPQDLLKVSRQWALDIAEARKPWVRSLHRTDKIGSLSEAREIIKKARQSAKRTAPNMPHHQACLDVIEEGIVRGGYAGVLKEVKVFNELVLSDTAKGLVHVFFAQRAISKVPKVTDIGLKPRAVKKVAVIGGGLMGSGIATALILGNINVVLKEVNSEYLQKGIKTIEGNVRGLVARKRLAQAQAEKALSMIKGVLDYSEFRDVDMVIEAVIENVPLKQKIFSELENVCPPHCILATNTSTIDLNLVGEKTKSQDRVIGAHFFSPAHIMPLLEIVRTEKTSAQVILDLMTVGKIIKKAPVVVGNCTGFAVNRTFFPYTQGAYVLLHLGVDIFRIDRLISSFGLPMGPFQLQDLAGYGVAVAVGKEFAKAFPDRTFRSPITDLMIKSGRNGKNNGKGYYIYEKGSKPKPDPQVFPILEEARRQVNIMPGGKPINITDEEIVEMILFPVVNEACRVLEEGVVVRASDLDVASVLGMSFPSYRGGIVFWGDLVGAKHIYASLKKWSEKYSDFYKPSRFLEERAKNGVPLSAPLSASTSSRARL, translated from the exons ATGGCGGAAGCAACAGTCACGATGGAGGTGGGTTCCGATGGTGTTGCTCTCATCACCATCTCAAACTCCCCTGTTAACGCTTTAGCTCTTCCAA ttcttGCTGGATTGAAGGAGAATTTGGCAGAGGCTATGAGGAGAGATGATGTAAAAGCTCTGGTTTTGACTG GCAAGAACGGTAGATTTTCCGGTGGGTTCGACATCAACGTGTTCCAGAAAGTTCACCGGACTG GAGACATATCTCATCTACCTGACGTATCCGTTGAACTTGTGACCAACACACTCGAAG ATGCGAAGAAACCGATAGTTGCTGCTGTGCAAGGACTCGCACTCGGGGGTGGGCTAGAAGTTGCAATG GCATGTCATGCGCGTATCGCAGCTCCAAAGACTCAACTTGGCTTGCCTGAATTGTCTCTTGGAATTATGCCCGGCTTTGGAG GTACCCAGAGACTTCCGAGGCTTTTGGGGTTGTCAAAGGCAATCGATATAATGTTG ACATCTAAACCGATACTATCGGAGGAAGGGAACAAGCTAGGTCTTATTGATGCTATTGCACCTCCTCAAGATTTATTAAAAGTGTCTAGGCAATGGGCTTTAGACATAGCAGAGGCCCGTAAACCTTGGGTCCGCTCACTTCATCGGACGGATAAGATCGGTTCTCTTTCCGAAGCCCGTGAGATCATAAAAAAAGCTAGACAATCAGCCAAACGGACGGCCCCTAATATGCCACATCATCAAGCATGCCTTGATGTGATTGAAGAAGGTATTGTTCGTGGTGGATATGCTGGCGTTTTGAAG gAGGTCAAGGTGTTTAACGAGCTCGTTCTTTCCGACACAGCGAAAGGCCTTGTTCATGTATTCTTTGCACAACGTGCAATCTCAAAG GTACCTAAAGTAACCGATATCGGGCTAAAGCCACGGGCTGTTAAAAAAGTTGCCGTGATTGGCGGAGGTCTCATGGGGTCAGGAATAGCTACAGCCCTAATTCTTGGTAACATAAACGTTGTTCTTAAGGAAGTCAACTCTGAGTATCTTCAAAAGGGCATAAAAACAATAGAAG GAAATGTTCGAGGTTTGGTTGCGAGGAAGAGGTTAGCACAGGCACAAGCTGAAAAAGCCTTATCCATGATTAAAGGCGTATTAGATTACTCGGAATTTAGAGATGTGGATATGGTTATAGAG GCGGTTATTGAGAATGTTCCACTGAAGCAAAAGATTTTTAGCGAACTCGAGAACGTGTGTCCCCCCCATTGCATTTTGGCAACCAACACATCTACCATTGATCTCAACTTAGTCGGAGAGAAAACAAAATCTCAAGATCGAGTTATAGGGGCACATTTCTTTAG CCCGGCTCATATTATGCCTCTATTGGAGATAGTCAGAACAGAAAAGACTTCTGCACAAGTGATTTTAGATCTTATGACAGTTGGAAAAATCATTAAAAAGGCTCCGGTTGTGGTGGGAAACTGTACCGGATTTGCTGTTAACCGCACCTTTTTTCCGTACACACAGGGTGCATATGTCTTGCTTCATTTAGGTGTTGATATATTTAGAATCGACAGATTGATCAGTAGCTTTGGACTCCCCATGGGCCCGTTCCA GCTTCAAGATTTAGCGGGATACGGTGTAGCTGTTGCTGTCGGTAAAGAATTTGCCAAAGCTTTTCCTGATCGTACATTCCGGTCTCCTATAACTGACCTTATGATTAAAAGTGGACGAAACG GTAAAAATAATGGAAAAGGATATTATATTTACGAGAAGGGTAGCAAGCCAAAACCCGATCCACAAGTGTTCCCGATTTTAGAAGAGGCTAGAAGACAAGTCAACATTATGCCCGGAGGAAAG CCTATAAACATTACCGACGAAGAAATAGTTGAAATGATATTGTTTCCGGTAGTGAACGAGGCATGCCGTGTTCTAGAAGAAGGAGTTGTGGTCCGGGCATCTGATCTTGATGTTGCATCCGTTCTTGGAATGAGTTTTCCTTCTTACCG tggCGGTATTGTGTTCTGGGGAGATTTAGTTGGGGCTAAACACATATACGCAAGTCTCAAGAAATGGTCTGAAAAATACAGCGACTTTTACAAGCCATCAAGATTTCTTGAAGAAAGAGCGAAAAATGGTGTCCCATTG AGTGCTCCATTGTCGGCGTCTACAAGCTCAAGGGCTCGTCTGTAG
- the LOC110886915 gene encoding transcription initiation factor TFIID subunit 15b isoform X2 → MNRAFIYEVFYTLNMDPRVYLDGFSGYRMRAGSVSPVRRRNGSHHYSPDYDHSDGAPPARNRGFGRGRESDRYRDYSPPSYGRGRFGGGGRFGGRGGFHGGRGGFHGGGSMGGRGFRGGGDVIPRNNPNVRPREGDWMCTDPTCNNLNFARRENCNNCNRSRYAPPGSPPRRGYPGPPLMPRRFPGPPLDRSPGRSFNNGYRSPPRGFGRDGPRDFGVAGPPLHGRFQRDNHRPDYFEDELRDRNNRFDRPMVPPPEWGRDRKGYDRRPLSPPGPAPASSPPPVGRGGGRWLRDERERSRSPVRGGGPKDYRRDGYMDRGREERRGIGRDPY, encoded by the exons ATGAATCGGGCTTTCATTTATGAGGTTTTTTATACGCTGAACATGGACCCACGTGTATatttggatggtttttcagggtATAGAATGCGTGCAGGTTCCGTGTCACCTGTACGCCGCCGAAACGGAAGTCATCATTACAGTCCTGATTATGACCATTCTGACGGGGCCCCACCAGCTCGCAATCGTGGATTTGGCAGAGGGAGAGAGTCTGACAGATATCGAGATTATTCACCTCCTTCTTATGGTCGTGGGAGGTTTGGTGGTGGAGGTAGGTTTGGCGGCAGAGGCGGGTTTCATGGCGGCAGAGGCGGGTTTCATGGCGGCGGTTCTATGGGTGGCCGTGGTTTCAGAGGCGGTGGAGATGTTATACCCAGAAATAACCCTAATGTTCGTCCACGAGAGGGTGATTGGATGTGCACTGATCCCAC ATGCAACAATCTGAACTTTGCAAGGCGTGAGAACTGTAACAACTGCAATCGTTCCCGTTACGCACCACCCGGAAGTCCTCCTAGGAGGGGGTATCCTGGCCCACCTCTTATGCCCCGTCGTTTCCCTGGGCCACCGCTGGACCGATCACCCGGAAGGTCCTTTAACAACGGCTACAGGTCTCCACCACGAGGGTTTGGTAGGGATGGCCCTAGAGATTTTGGGGTTGCGGGTCCACCTTTGCATGGGCGGTTCCAGAGGGACAATCACAGGCCCGACTACTTTGAAGACGAATTAAGGGACCGGAACAACAGGTTCGATAGGCCAATGGTTCCGCCACCGGAATGGGGAAGAGACCGAAAAGGGTATGACAGGCGGCCGTTATCTCCACCTGGACCGGCACCAGCATCATCGCCACCGCCTGTAGGCCGTGGTGGCGGGCGGTGGCTTCGTGATGAGCGAGAACGGAGTAGGTCTCCGGTTAGAGGCGGTGGACCTAAAGATTATAGGCGGGATGGTTACATGGATAGGGGACGAGAGGAGCGTAGGGGTATCGGGCGTGACCCGTATTAA